The following nucleotide sequence is from Nitrospira sp..
CGAAATCGACTTGCTTCGCCATCTGCGTGGGAGCTACCTGCATGTCAGTTACGAACGCATCGTATCCGGGCCGGGCCTCCATGCCATCTACGAATATCTCCGCGACACCAAGAAAAATGAGCCGACCTGGTTGGCGGAGAAGATCAAAGTCGGCAATCCCGCCGCCGAGATTGCCGATGCCGGACTCAAGGGACAGGCCGAAATCGCCAAACAGGCCTTGGATTTATTTTCGTCCATTTACGGCGCGGAAGCCGGCAACCTGGCGCTCAAGGCGCTCACACTCGACGGAGTCTATGTCGCCGGCGGGATTGCGCCCAAATTACTGAAGAAGCTGCAGGACGGCTCGTTTATGCGCGGGTTCACCAATAAGGGCCGCTACAAACGGATCATGGGCCAGATTCCGGTCAAAGTCGTGATGAACGACAAAACCGCTCTGCTCGGCGCCGCCTCGACAGCGGCACAACTCTCATCAATGGCCTCAGCGTGACACCATCCATCATGAAACCATCATCTGATCTCGATTCCGAAAAGAAACAGGCGGCGCTGAAAGCCACTGAATATGTGCAAGACGGCATGGTCGTCGGGTTGGGTACCGGTAGTACCTCGAAGCATCTGATCATCGCGCTCGGCGAACGGGTGCGCGCAGGGCTCCGAATCCACGCCGTACCGACATCCCACGACACAGCGGCTCTGGCCAGGCAGTCCGGCATCCCCCTCATCGAATCCGATAACGCATGGATGATCGATGTGGCCATCGACGGAGCCGACCAGGTCGATCCCGCCTTGAACCTCGTGAAAGGCGGCGGAGGCGCGCTGCTCAAGGAAAAAATCGTGGCCGCCGCAGCGAAGCGCTTTATTGTGATGGTCGACCACACGAAACTCGTGCCGGCGCTCGGCGGCAGTTTTCCGTTGCCGATTGAAGTCGTGCCGTTCGGATGGGGCAGCACG
It contains:
- the rpiA gene encoding ribose-5-phosphate isomerase RpiA, whose amino-acid sequence is MKPSSDLDSEKKQAALKATEYVQDGMVVGLGTGSTSKHLIIALGERVRAGLRIHAVPTSHDTAALARQSGIPLIESDNAWMIDVAIDGADQVDPALNLVKGGGGALLKEKIVAAAAKRFIVMVDHTKLVPALGGSFPLPIEVVPFGWGSTARNIEHTSGGKAVLRERNGVVFQTEAGHVILDLHMPKIDDPATLEIELNQIPGIVETGLFIGRTSILIVGHAQGADVTLAAES